The window GCGACTGCCGCTGGCGGCGCGAGCAGTGTGAGCGTGACTGCCGGAACGGGATGTGCCTGGACCGCAACCAGCAATGCAAGCTGGATCACGACTTCAGCTTCAGGAAGCGGCAATGGCACGGCGTCTTTCACCGTCGCCGCCAACAGCGGAACGACCTCACGCACCGGAACACTCACCGTCGCCGGCCAAACCGTGACCGTGACCCAGGCTGGAAACAGCGGTTCACAAACCGTGACGGGCAGCAACACCAGTCCCATCGCGATTCCAGACAACAACACGACCGGCGTTACCCGCGTGATCAACATTGCCACCGCTCTGACGATCCAAAGCGTCAGCGTCAGCGTCAACATCACCCACACGTGGCGTGGCGATATCCAGATTGAACTGATCAGCCCGGCTGGAACGACAACCGTTCTCAAGGCGACCAGCTCTAGCGACAGCGCGGATAACATCGTGGCCACCTACACGCCAACGACGTTCACTGGCCAGAACTCAGCCGGAAACTGGACCTTACGCGTCAAGGATCTGGCTTCATCTGACACTGGAACGCTGAACAACTGGAGCATCTCCATCACTGGCACGACTTCCGGTGCCAAAGCCAGCAATGATCAGGCATCAGGAGTCAATCCTGCCCAGCCCTGGCGGCGTGAGGACAGCACCCCACTGTCCGTCAATCGGAAAGGGTATTCGTCACCTGCCATTCTTGGCTACAACGGCTCGAAGTAAGTCCACTTCAGTCTGGATCTCCTCATAAGGATTTTTCTGAAGGGTGGCCCACCAGCCACCCTTTTTTTGTGCCCACGTCAGGCAATCAAAAACCCCAGACTGGAAGATCATCCAGGCTGGGGTATTTTTATATCATTTAGAGTTCAGGGTATCAGGTTATACCATTTTGGAATGAATAGATCGTACTAGAAAATAGTCAAGTAATTCAATCAATTGAAGTTAGTGAACTACTGACCACCATCTACTGACTACAAACTGGTATTATAAGCGCCAGGATAAGAAACTCGCGCCCTTTCCGTTGGCATTGAACGACGCTTATGTCGGGCCTGGATCCCGTCCTGGCCGGAACCGTGGGCTTCGCACCACGGCTATTAAACGACCGACCCTCCGGGCCTGAAATCCTTATCCTGGCGCCTATGCCCTATTTTCCCCCATCCCCCGTGGCATAATACCCAAGCCGATGATGGGCCTGTAAATCAATGCGGTCTTTGACTTCGATTTTGATTGTGCGGAACGAATCATCACGTGTGGATGGCGTGTAGGACAGCACGTACTGTTGCCGCAAATCCTGTTCGATTTGTTCGAAGGCAGCGATGAACTCCCGGTCCTGACGCGGATAAAATGCCCGTCCGCCAGTTGCCGCGCAGAGCCGTTCCAGAACTTCGCGGTTGACATCTTTGGCGTTTTCTTCCGTCGGGCTGGTAATGCCAATCGCATAGATGCTCACGCTCGACCGCCAGGCCCGGTCAATTGCTTCGCGGAGTTGAACGCTCCCTTCCCCATCATACCCATCAGTCAGCAGCACAATCACCCGCCGTGAATTGGACGCCACTGGTTGCGACAACAAATCATCCACCGCGAGATAAATCGCCGCGTTGAGCGCTGTTCCCGCCGGCTGGTTATTGCCTGGATCAAACGGCATCACCTGTCCAATCGGGGTTGGCACGTGGTAATCCGCTTCGGCAATTCCCCGCCGGAGAACGTCAAGATCGTTGGTCAACGGCGCCGCCTGAACCACATCCTGCTGAAAAACCATCAAGGCCGCCTTGTCGTCCTTTAACCGCAACACCTGATTTAAAAACTGGAGCGCCGCGCGTTTGGCAATCGAAAGCCGGCTCCGCATGCTGCCGCTAAAATCCACCAGCAACGCCAGCGTCAGCGGGGTGTCAGAGATTCTCCCCAGTGAAGCAACTTCCTGTTCCTGGCCATTTTCAATCAGCCGTAAGTCTTCGACTTTCAATGTGTTGATATAGCGATTTTGCCGGTCAGTCACCGTAAACGGAACAACCACAAGCTGGGTATTGAGCCGCAGCAGCGTACCTTCGTCCGGGAGCGCGCCTTCGGTTCGCACCCGCAGGACGGTGTCTTCCTGACCAGGAATGACCTTCTTTTTGTCATCGGTTGGCTGCGGTTTGGCTGACGGGGAGGATTGGGACTGACTATGAGTTGGCGGTACAGGAACATACCAAATCAATGCCAGCAGCGAAAAAAAGAAAATCCATCGAAAAAATCGAGCATGCACCATAAAAACTATCTCTGGAAAAACCAACCAGGGTTGAAGGATAGGCTTGTATCACTTTAGGACATTGCCAGCAAGGCTATCCGTCAGGCTGGGTTGGAAATCAAACATCAGATTTCCAACCCGAACATGTAGCCGGCTCACTGATGAAAACCAGCACAGGGCGCAAACGTATCAGTTGGCTTCCAAAACTGGCTTTGATGTTCCCGGTACCAGGTCAACCACCGCCGGCGTGCGGTTTCCGGACCGCATAAAATGATTGTCTCGCCAGCAATGTAATATTCCATCTGGGGACCAAGGTAATAGGCTTCACAATGAGTGAGGTCATGCAAAGCTGATTGGAATGAGGTATTTGGAAGTCTGGAAAGAATTGACATCGAATTATTTTTCAGAACTTCTGTTTCAACCACAAATTGGTTGGCGATGAGTAAAGTCAATAAACTGGAATACACCTCCTTTAAATCATCTGGGAATTCCTGATGCACTGGACGACCAGGTAAATCGTACCGTTGGAGAGCTTTGACAAATGCCCAGGTATTGGGACCACCTCGCTGCAGATGCTCCATCAGGACAGGCACATCACTCATCCAGGGTGCCCGGGTAAGAAGTTCGAGAATCTCAACCTGGAGGTCTTGCCTTGATAAAAGATCAAGCAGGATTTTTCTCGCTTTCCGGCTTCGAAATGGCTCACACTCCGGAAGAGAAGGCTGAAGGTCCAATCCAATTAAATTGACGGTCAGAGCCGCCCCATAGATGGCGCGATTGGTCTGCGCTTGCTGGATAAACCTCAACAACGGGTCAAGCGCCATCTCGCCACGAGCAGCAATGTTCCCCATTGTTTGGTTATAAGGCAACTGCCAGGCTTTGTAGGTTTCACCAGCCTCCCAATTTCCATTCAGGGTATTGATCAAACTGATCAACTCACTGTCATCAAATGGATTTGTGGGATAGGTACCCGCATCTTTTGGAAGCCGAATATATGGCGGATGATGGACAGGCAGGTTAAAGGACCGGAGAAATTGAGCCACGCTCTGGTTATTGCGGCGGAGGGCCCGAGCAAGCGGAGTTTCATACTTATCTGCTCCTTCAAGATCTGTCCCCTGTGCAACCAGCAGTTTTGCAACTTCTACATCGCTGACCAGGTGTAATGGGGTTTCATGATTGTGAGCCACAGCCGCAACATTGGCCCCATTGGCAATCAACAATTTGGCGATTTCCGGCGCCGATTCAACCGCAGAAAATAACGGGGTGCGTCCATCTTTTTTGACAGCATTGACATTGGCGCCCTTCTCAATCAGCAACTGTGCCAGATGTGGATCTTGAACCAGGTGCAGTGGGGTTACACCACCGTTCTCGTTTGCATAAAGCCTGGCTGTTTCAAGCTCGGCACAGGCGTTGACGTCGGCACCATGCTCAATCAGGTAGCGAGCAATGTCGGGTGTGTTTTCAACCACAATGTGAAGCGGCGTTAAACCATTGACGGTCCGGGCGTTGATGTTTGCCCCATGGTGCACCAAAACATCAATCGTTTGAAAACAATCCGCGAGCA is drawn from Acidobacteriota bacterium and contains these coding sequences:
- a CDS encoding proprotein convertase P-domain-containing protein, with the translated sequence TVTVTQAGNTGSQTVTGSNTSAIAIPDNNTTGVTRVINIATALTIQSVSATVNITHPYRGDVQIELISPAGTVATLKTTSNDSGDNINATYTPTSFNGQNSAGNWTLRVKDLFASDIGTLNSWSISITGTTGGGTCTYSVSPTSVSATAAGGASSVSVTAGTGCAWTATSNASWITTSASGSGNGTASFTVAANSGTTSRTGTLTVAGQTVTVTQAGNSGSQTVTGSNTSPIAIPDNNTTGVTRVINIATALTIQSVSVSVNITHTWRGDIQIELISPAGTTTVLKATSSSDSADNIVATYTPTTFTGQNSAGNWTLRVKDLASSDTGTLNNWSISITGTTSGAKASNDQASGVNPAQPWRREDSTPLSVNRKGYSSPAILGYNGSK
- a CDS encoding VWA domain-containing protein, with translation MVHARFFRWIFFFSLLALIWYVPVPPTHSQSQSSPSAKPQPTDDKKKVIPGQEDTVLRVRTEGALPDEGTLLRLNTQLVVVPFTVTDRQNRYINTLKVEDLRLIENGQEQEVASLGRISDTPLTLALLVDFSGSMRSRLSIAKRAALQFLNQVLRLKDDKAALMVFQQDVVQAAPLTNDLDVLRRGIAEADYHVPTPIGQVMPFDPGNNQPAGTALNAAIYLAVDDLLSQPVASNSRRVIVLLTDGYDGEGSVQLREAIDRAWRSSVSIYAIGITSPTEENAKDVNREVLERLCAATGGRAFYPRQDREFIAAFEQIEQDLRQQYVLSYTPSTRDDSFRTIKIEVKDRIDLQAHHRLGYYATGDGGK
- a CDS encoding ankyrin repeat domain-containing protein, which gives rise to MILMKLRYLHKAQLMYQQGAGCGSFSDDLRDVWFPEPNLSEAGSYTRREFAPDPITYIWVDGYLISLRRNAQISTLEAGFTLTARPSVQDRFFPTGTDCFFLDQTGVIRHSGSSDIEAQADSQPVNIEDTAHNTPLHNAVFGLPQMVSELIRQGQNINVQNDFGQTPLHEAVTVSFDPSLRHQRLEIVRTLLEQGAAVNTGNHQGLTPLHVVVHDYQEVLQLLTMLQVEPHQRQILLADCFQTIDVLVHHGANINARTVNGLTPLHIVVENTPDIARYLIEHGADVNACAELETARLYANENGGVTPLHLVQDPHLAQLLIEKGANVNAVKKDGRTPLFSAVESAPEIAKLLIANGANVAAVAHNHETPLHLVSDVEVAKLLVAQGTDLEGADKYETPLARALRRNNQSVAQFLRSFNLPVHHPPYIRLPKDAGTYPTNPFDDSELISLINTLNGNWEAGETYKAWQLPYNQTMGNIAARGEMALDPLLRFIQQAQTNRAIYGAALTVNLIGLDLQPSLPECEPFRSRKARKILLDLLSRQDLQVEILELLTRAPWMSDVPVLMEHLQRGGPNTWAFVKALQRYDLPGRPVHQEFPDDLKEVYSSLLTLLIANQFVVETEVLKNNSMSILSRLPNTSFQSALHDLTHCEAYYLGPQMEYYIAGETIILCGPETARRRWLTWYREHQSQFWKPTDTFAPCAGFHQ